TGGCCCGAATTACCAGCAGAAGAAAAGTATGACACATTTTTGGAAGCTACATAATCTACTGCCTGAGTTATAATTCCATCCTGGAAGAAAGGCTCCGCAAAATAGAAAACATCATCTACAATAACATCAGCCCCCTCATCGGCAAGCTCCATAATACCCTCAGCAAAACTGGCCTGGCCCAGAAAAGCTGTATGAAAAGCAAGTTCTGCTCCCGGAGCCACATCATGAATAATTTCCATCATCGCACGCCCTTCGTCTATTCCTTCTCCGGGCAATAGATCTTCTAACACCTGTATAGGATGAAAATACCCATTTGGATTTGCTGTACCGGGTAAGTCTCCACTTTTAATACCTGCTTCCGCACCGCCCAAAGTGTTGTAGCTATCAGAGAGCACACCAATTTTATTACCAGCCCCGGTAATTCTAAAGGTGCTTTTGGCATCGTCAGAAAACATCACCTGATCTCCCTGAGAGGTTGTAGCCCCAATATTAGTTTTTAGGTAAGTAGGGCGAGCAAATTTAAGTTGTTTCAAAGCGCTAAGTTTATCAACCTGCTCAATAGGTAAGAGGCCGGATACCATGCCACCAAAAACAGATTCATTTTTGATACCGAGCTGCTTCATTTCAGAGCGAAGTTGATTGACATCGTCAACAGCTATTGCCTCCATTGCTACATAGCCATCCAGCACCAAAGTTTTGATACTATTGCTAAAGGGCTGTAGATCTGTCTGAGCAGAACTAATGGTCTTTTGGGTACGTGCAGCCGGACCAGGAGAGGGCAATTGTAAAGAGGGTGCCGTGGGTAATTGTAGAGGTGTAGGGCTTAAAGAAGTACTTTGTGTGAGTTCTAATAAGGCAGGGTCTACCTTGGTGTGTAAACGCTTCTTAGATTGAGCTTGAGATTTTTGAGTGTTACCCACAATCAAAATCATCACAAGCCCAAGCAAAGCTAAGGAATGCAAATAGAATTTCCTCATAATGTTTGGTTAGGTTAATAGTAAAAGTTATTTCTTTCAAAATACTAATTTTTCAAAAATTATCACGAAAAAAGCTATTTTATTATTGAAATAAATAATTAATTATGAATTTTTAAACAATATTCTATATTTATAGTTAACAGAAACATCTTAAAATAATCCTTTATAACATTATTTTATTATTGAATTCTGCACCTTCATACATAGAATAATTCTATTTGACATATAGACCATTTACCTGCGTATCCTGGTCAACCAACCTTTAAATTTAAGCACTAACACTTAATTTTATACTTAGTGGTAAAATTACATTCGTTTATCGGTTTAGTTACACCTTGTGCATAACTGTGCCACGTATGAGAATAATTTTTATAAACGCTCACCTGTCAGTTGTCATATGTTTAATTTTTAGTAAAGTAGCTTATACGGCCAAATTTCAATATATTACTTATTGAATTTTCAGCTACTGTACAATGAATCTAAAACTACTCAGCTTATTTTTTTTGGCACTTTTATGTCTGTATAGCTGTCAGAATAAATCTACTCTTGAGCAGCGAACTATTAGCTTTAATTACGACATTAAGCCCATACTCTCAGACCGTTGTTTTGCCTGCCATGGGCCTGATGCCAACAAAAGGGAAGCCGACCTCAGACTTGATACCCCGGAAGGAGCATACGCTGCTTTAGCAGAAAATCCGGGTCACTTTGCTATTGTACCTGGTGATGCGGACGATAGCGAGATTTTTCTTAGAATAACTTCTGATGATCCTGAGTTAAAAATGCCTCCCCCTGAATCTAATCTGAGCATTAGTGAGCAAGAGGTAGCGCTGATACGTGCATGGATAGAAGAAGGAGCCAAATACGAAGCACATTGGTCGTTTATCCCACCTACAAAAACAGCCCTACCAGAGGTACAGAATGCCAATTGGCCTAAAAATGAAATTGACCACTTTGTGCTTGCTCAACTTGAAGAAAAGCAATGGACACCAACCGAAGAAGCTGAAAAAGCTACCCTTTTGCGTCGGCTTAGCTTTGACCTAAGCGGCCTACCCCCGACAGTAACTGAAGTCAACAATTTTGTAGCTGATACCACTTCTGAGGCCTACGAAAAGGCGGTAGACCAGCTTCTAGCTTCTGAGCGCTATGGCGAACGCATGGCTTCTGAGTGGCTGGATGTTGCCCGTTATGCGGATAGTCACGGTTACCAAGATGATGGAATGCGCAATATGTGGCCCTGGCGCGATTGGGTCATTCAGGCCTTTAACAAAAACTTACCCTATGATAATTTTATACTCTGGCAGCTAGCTGGTGATATGCTTCCCGATGCTGATAAGGAGCAGGTGCTAGCTACCGGTTTCAACCGTAATCACTTACAAAGCCAGGAAGGGGGTATAGTAGACGAAGAATACCGGGTAGAATATGTAGCTGACCGTACCAATACACTAGGCAAGGCCTTTCTGGGGCTCACCCTGGAATGTGCTCGCTGCCACGACCATAAGTATGACCCAATCTCTCAAAAAGAATATTTTGAGATGTTTGCCTTTTTTAACAATGTAAATGAAGCCGGTCAAATTCCATATATGGGCGAAGCCAGCCCTACTCTTATTCTTACTACAGAAGAAGCTGAAGCTCAACTCAAGTTTATTGAAAAAAATCTAGAAGAGCTGGAAAAGAAGATTTCGCCTGAGAATTACAAGCAGGATTTTAAGAATTGGAAGAAAGACCTACATAAAGACACGGCCGTAAAGATCAGCAAAGCACTTGGGCACTACCCACTGGATAAGCTAAGTGGTGAGAAATTTAACAATCTGGCAGATAACCGCCACCCTGCCAGTATGCGTGTAAAGCAGAAAGGTCAGGAACCTGAAATTACTGAGGGGCGCCTCGGAAAGGGGCTTAGGCTCATGGGAGACAGTTATGTAGACATGGGTGAACAGATTGGCTACTTTGACCGTCACCAGCCTTTTTCTATCAGCATATGGTATAAGCCCCTCAAAGATAGTCTGGAAGGCCCTCTTTTTTCACGCTCCGGTGGCTTGTTCAATGGTAACCGTGGCTACGACTTTATGCTTCTTGCTGACGGAAAAATTTCTGTGAGCCTTAACCATACCTACCCTGCTAACGGAATAGAAGTACAGTCTGACATTACACTTTCTAAAAATCAATGGCATCACCTTGTGATCACTTACGATGGTTCCAGTAAAGCAAAAGGAGTTCACGTATATGCCAATGGTCAAAAATTAGCGCTGCGAGTAATGAGCGATAATTTGAAGCAAAGCATCATCTATTATGGTAAATATAAAAAGGGCTGGGGAGGTTCAGGAAATTTACAGATAGGAAAGCGGTTTGAGGAGACGCTGGATGGTGCAGTAGTAGATGAGTTTATGGTGTTTGATTCTCGCTTGAGCGAATTAGAAGTGCGTAAGCTTTACGATAACTCAACGAGCCTCAAGTCTGTTTTATCTGATAAGGACGAACAGCTACTTTTTGATTATTATCTGCATCTTTTTAACAAAGAATACCAGCTCAACCTACAGGAGCTTACCGCTGCACGTGAAAAGGAAAATGAGCTGCTTACTGAGCAACCAGAAGTGATGGTAATGCAGGAACGCAGACATCCACGCAAAACTTATCTGCTCAACCGTGGAGCTTATGATGCCCCTACGCAAGAAGTACAACCTAATACGCCTGAGGTAATTATGCCTTTTCCTGAAGATATACCTAAAAACAGGCTGGGGCTTGCCCAGTGGCTCATTCATGAAGACAATCCGCTTACGGCCAGGGTAGCAGTGAACCGGTATTGGCAAATGCTATTTGGCAGAGGTCTGGTTAACACCTCTGATGACTATGGCAATCAGGGTGAGTTACCTACGCATCCTGAGTTATTGGATTGGCTAGCGGTTGACTTCAGAGAATCTGGCTGGGATGTAAAAGCGCTACTAAAAAAAATGGTGATGTCTGCTACTTATCGTCAGTCATCGGTTCCTGTTCAGGAACTTTTAGAACAGGATAGTGAAAATGTATGGCTGGCACGTGGCCCCAGCTACCGTATGCCTGCCGAAATGATCAGAGATAATGTTTTAGCAGCTAGTGGACTTATGGCAGATAGCATTGGCGGCCCCAGCGTAAAACCTTATCAACCACCCGGCTTATGGAAAGAGCTGGCCACCAGAAATGCGACCGTTTATGAGCAAGATAGTGGACAGAACCTGTACCGACGCGGGCTTTACACCATCTGGAAGCGTAGCTCTCCTCCTCCTTCTATGA
This window of the Porifericola rhodea genome carries:
- a CDS encoding DUF1553 domain-containing protein yields the protein MNLKLLSLFFLALLCLYSCQNKSTLEQRTISFNYDIKPILSDRCFACHGPDANKREADLRLDTPEGAYAALAENPGHFAIVPGDADDSEIFLRITSDDPELKMPPPESNLSISEQEVALIRAWIEEGAKYEAHWSFIPPTKTALPEVQNANWPKNEIDHFVLAQLEEKQWTPTEEAEKATLLRRLSFDLSGLPPTVTEVNNFVADTTSEAYEKAVDQLLASERYGERMASEWLDVARYADSHGYQDDGMRNMWPWRDWVIQAFNKNLPYDNFILWQLAGDMLPDADKEQVLATGFNRNHLQSQEGGIVDEEYRVEYVADRTNTLGKAFLGLTLECARCHDHKYDPISQKEYFEMFAFFNNVNEAGQIPYMGEASPTLILTTEEAEAQLKFIEKNLEELEKKISPENYKQDFKNWKKDLHKDTAVKISKALGHYPLDKLSGEKFNNLADNRHPASMRVKQKGQEPEITEGRLGKGLRLMGDSYVDMGEQIGYFDRHQPFSISIWYKPLKDSLEGPLFSRSGGLFNGNRGYDFMLLADGKISVSLNHTYPANGIEVQSDITLSKNQWHHLVITYDGSSKAKGVHVYANGQKLALRVMSDNLKQSIIYYGKYKKGWGGSGNLQIGKRFEETLDGAVVDEFMVFDSRLSELEVRKLYDNSTSLKSVLSDKDEQLLFDYYLHLFNKEYQLNLQELTAAREKENELLTEQPEVMVMQERRHPRKTYLLNRGAYDAPTQEVQPNTPEVIMPFPEDIPKNRLGLAQWLIHEDNPLTARVAVNRYWQMLFGRGLVNTSDDYGNQGELPTHPELLDWLAVDFRESGWDVKALLKKMVMSATYRQSSVPVQELLEQDSENVWLARGPSYRMPAEMIRDNVLAASGLMADSIGGPSVKPYQPPGLWKELATRNATVYEQDSGQNLYRRGLYTIWKRSSPPPSMISFDASEKYLCVVKRQKTSTPLQALVLLNDPQYVEAARILAERMATEGGTATETQISYGFQALTSRRPGKQELSLLKQLYEEEHQVFQSDPQSADSLLQVGDYPVNAELDKPKLAALTIVASTLVNYDEAIFKR